ATGGTTACTGGCAAGCCCCAACATCGCCGGGATATCCGGTTACAAACGGAATAAGAAGAAGATTATTAATCGTTCCTGTATAAAACGACCCAGAACGTTATTATTGCTTTCGTAGATGCTTATTTTAGCCAGTCACATACATGCTTCGGGAAGGAAATAAAAAATAAACATATGAGAAATATCCTTGGAAGTGTTATTTTTTTGTTGATTCCGGTTTTGACATTTGCACAATCGCCAACAAACAGTGTTGAAAAATGGGGAATGTATGAAGTAACACTGAAAGGCCCCAGTGCTGGTAACCCGTTTGTCAACATAGAGCTAAGTGCTGTTTTTACAAATGGTAAAGAAAGTTTCCAACCTGAAGGATTTTATGATGGCAACGGAATATTCAAAATCAGGTTTATGCCGGATAAGGTGGGTGTATGGACATACAAAACCATCAGCAACAGGGAAGAGTTAAATGGCAAAACAGGCAGCTTTGTTTGTACACCGGCATTACCTGATGATCATGGACCGGTACAGGTGCGGGATCAATATCAGTTTGAATACCGCGATGGGACTCCCTATTATCCATTTGGCACTACGATTTATGAATGGATTTTCCAGTCTAAAGAAATGAGAGAAGAAACACTGGCAACATTGAAATCATCCCCGTTCAACAAAGTTCGTTTTTTACTGATTCCGCCGTATAACGAAAAATATTTATCCGGCCCTCTAAAAATAAAGAATTTTCCCTTTGAAGGAACATCCATAGAAGATTTTGATTTCTCCCGTTTTAACGTGGCTTATTTTCATCA
The sequence above is drawn from the Microbacter margulisiae genome and encodes:
- a CDS encoding DUF5060 domain-containing protein: MRNILGSVIFLLIPVLTFAQSPTNSVEKWGMYEVTLKGPSAGNPFVNIELSAVFTNGKESFQPEGFYDGNGIFKIRFMPDKVGVWTYKTISNREELNGKTGSFVCTPALPDDHGPVQVRDQYQFEYRDGTPYYPFGTTIYEWIFQSKEMREETLATLKSSPFNKVRFLLIPPYNEKYLSGPLKIKNFPFEGTSIEDFDFSRFNVAYFHHFERCLQQLENLGIQADVILFRPYDGPKWGFDRMSMATNARFVHYVVARLAAYRNVWWSMANENSFMHHITESDWDRLFQIVAKEDPGSIGKVVLEDKK